The following proteins come from a genomic window of Mucinivorans hirudinis:
- a CDS encoding Arsenical resistance operon repressor encodes MAHPSRLAVLEYLASVPGCYFAEICLNIPLAKSTISQHLKILRESGLVTERAEGTKVYYAIEREKWREAKGDFADFFANIYRERGLI; translated from the coding sequence ATGGCTCACCCATCGCGTTTGGCAGTGTTAGAATACTTGGCGTCTGTTCCGGGCTGCTACTTTGCCGAAATTTGTCTGAATATACCTTTGGCAAAATCTACGATATCTCAACATCTCAAAATCCTCAGAGAGTCGGGTTTGGTTACCGAACGAGCAGAGGGGACAAAGGTTTACTATGCTATTGAGCGGGAAAAGTGGCGCGAGGCAAAGGGAGATTTTGCAGATTTCTTCGCAAATATTTATCGCGAAAGAGGTCTGATATAA
- a CDS encoding Aspartate aminotransferase codes for MPQLSQLAGVLPASPIRKLVPYAEAAKRKGTKVYHLNIGQPDIETPAVSLEAIHNLPDKVLEYTHSAGIENYRRRLADFYNRRNLGVDYTNIIVTTGGSEALLFGFLAICNAGDQVIVPEPFYANYNSFAMEAGVEIVPIKSFIENGFALPAIAEFEKKITPKTRAILICNPNNPTGYLYSKEEIEQLRELVIKHDLYLLSDEVYSDFCYDGREHYSVLNLKGVDNNVIMFDSVSKRYSMCGVRAGALISRNCGVLDAVLRMGQARLCAPYIAQVAANAAIDTPQSYFDDVKKEYIARRNCVVEALQKMDGVVCPCPGGAFYAVAKLPIDNADKFAQWLLEEFEYEGETVMVAPATGFYYNPKDCPQDEIRIAYVLKIEDLQKAMKILEIALGEYNAKRG; via the coding sequence CCGATATTGAAACACCGGCTGTATCGCTGGAGGCTATTCATAACCTCCCCGATAAAGTGCTGGAGTATACCCACTCGGCAGGAATTGAAAACTATCGTCGTCGCTTGGCAGACTTCTATAATCGCCGTAATCTTGGTGTAGACTATACTAATATTATTGTCACCACTGGCGGGTCTGAGGCTCTGCTTTTTGGCTTCCTTGCCATCTGTAATGCAGGTGACCAAGTGATTGTCCCTGAGCCATTTTATGCAAATTACAATAGCTTTGCGATGGAGGCGGGTGTGGAGATTGTGCCGATAAAGTCTTTTATAGAGAATGGTTTTGCGCTGCCGGCGATTGCTGAGTTTGAGAAGAAAATAACGCCCAAAACTCGCGCCATCCTCATTTGTAACCCCAATAATCCCACCGGATATTTGTATTCCAAGGAGGAGATTGAGCAGTTGAGAGAGCTTGTCATAAAGCACGATTTATACTTGCTTTCGGACGAAGTATACAGCGATTTCTGTTATGACGGACGCGAGCATTACTCGGTTTTGAACCTGAAAGGCGTTGACAACAATGTCATTATGTTCGACTCGGTGAGCAAGCGTTACTCAATGTGCGGTGTCCGTGCCGGAGCTTTGATTTCGCGCAACTGCGGTGTGTTGGATGCAGTTTTGCGAATGGGTCAGGCTCGCTTGTGCGCCCCTTACATTGCTCAGGTGGCGGCAAATGCCGCTATCGACACTCCGCAAAGCTACTTCGACGATGTCAAAAAGGAGTATATTGCGCGCCGCAACTGCGTGGTTGAGGCTTTGCAAAAGATGGACGGCGTTGTATGTCCCTGCCCGGGCGGAGCATTCTACGCAGTTGCGAAACTACCCATCGACAATGCCGATAAATTTGCACAGTGGCTACTCGAAGAGTTTGAATATGAGGGTGAAACCGTGATGGTTGCTCCTGCCACAGGCTTTTATTACAATCCAAAAGATTGCCCACAGGATGAGATTCGGATTGCTTATGTACTCAAAATTGAGGATTTGCAAAAGGCGATGAAAATTCTTGAAATTGCACTAGGGGAGTATAACGCGAAGAGAGGGTAG
- a CDS encoding Predicted metal-dependent hydrolase, whose translation MRLLKLLVRRNNCVMVATHQAPVVKTYIRGIRRRYLLLGQEYGIVLRQGARNSLKIEKDNFVVTLSEMTKENFERFIEDWYRRTARKIFLKSVAKYISDSPPQIKIYKMRRAWGRCYYRKNIITINLHLVKCPEECIDYIVLHELCHFTHNDHSKDFYKMVTETDSHWKQKDARLKEFSQSRVTLLQRLHI comes from the coding sequence ATGAGATTACTCAAATTATTGGTCAGGCGTAACAACTGCGTGATGGTGGCTACGCATCAAGCGCCGGTAGTGAAGACTTATATAAGAGGTATTCGCCGCCGTTATCTGCTCCTAGGGCAGGAATATGGCATTGTATTGAGACAGGGTGCGCGTAATTCGCTAAAAATCGAGAAGGATAACTTTGTAGTAACCTTGTCGGAGATGACCAAAGAGAATTTTGAGCGCTTTATTGAGGATTGGTATAGGCGAACGGCACGCAAAATTTTCCTAAAATCCGTTGCGAAATATATTTCAGACAGTCCGCCGCAAATCAAGATTTATAAGATGCGGCGTGCGTGGGGACGTTGTTATTATAGAAAAAATATAATCACCATTAATCTGCATTTGGTCAAATGCCCCGAGGAGTGCATTGACTATATCGTGCTGCACGAGCTATGCCACTTTACTCACAACGACCACTCCAAAGATTTTTACAAGATGGTCACCGAGACAGATTCGCACTGGAAGCAGAAAGATGCCCGCCTCAAAGAGTTTTCGCAGAGCAGAGTAACTCTATTACAAAGGCTACATATATGA